The Halarchaeum grantii genome has a window encoding:
- a CDS encoding helix-turn-helix domain-containing protein produces the protein MALPRSELLSVKLELWHPDCWTVEVMEETGAGVLGHGSVMDGRQAFERCTIYGDSSDHVREAVQTAKDSTRISCVQEVQSTPTESIAPESAIGMFSQDVFIEYEFTEGIGPAFFSRGFVLDGPSQMEEGREVWPLLVQMDRSALGRRIEEIQKEYDANITLNQVTPADQDRTQSSFQAQLDELTPRQRQAYELARENGYYEWPRETSVQELADDLGVSKTTFLEHLRSAENYLLDPPETQSPSE, from the coding sequence ATGGCACTCCCGAGAAGTGAACTTCTTAGCGTGAAATTGGAACTGTGGCATCCCGACTGCTGGACTGTCGAAGTCATGGAGGAGACGGGTGCCGGCGTTCTCGGGCATGGTAGCGTTATGGACGGGCGGCAGGCTTTCGAACGATGTACGATCTACGGGGATTCGTCGGATCATGTGAGGGAAGCCGTCCAGACCGCGAAGGACTCAACTCGAATCAGTTGTGTTCAGGAGGTACAGTCTACACCAACGGAAAGCATTGCGCCTGAGTCAGCTATCGGAATGTTCTCACAGGACGTCTTCATTGAATACGAGTTCACTGAGGGCATCGGTCCGGCGTTCTTCTCTCGGGGGTTCGTACTCGACGGGCCGTCACAGATGGAAGAAGGCCGGGAGGTTTGGCCGCTCTTAGTGCAGATGGACCGTTCCGCTCTCGGTCGGCGGATAGAAGAAATTCAGAAGGAATACGATGCGAACATCACGCTTAATCAAGTCACACCTGCCGACCAAGATCGAACTCAATCGTCGTTCCAAGCCCAGCTTGACGAACTCACACCACGCCAACGCCAAGCGTACGAATTAGCTCGTGAAAACGGCTATTACGAATGGCCGCGAGAAACGAGCGTCCAGGAACTTGCTGACGATCTGGGCGTCTCGAAAACGACGTTCCTCGAGCATCTCCGTTCAGCTGAGAACTACCTTCTTGACCCGCCTGAAACTCAAAGCCCCTCTGAGTAG
- a CDS encoding transposase, with amino-acid sequence MADREFDGHDVLHTLDSHDITYLIPKRKYADDLEGVARVDDHPVADVGVEPDVELGVDGEVSHEVNFMYVPSTEKDGDYAVFLTNRDDVVPEDVRGLCNRYSRRWEIENEYKQIKKFLPTMASTDYRVRCFNFLFGCLLYNVWRLADYLLKLDVGKPIRDEPVLTTGEAIELLACFLVPYG; translated from the coding sequence ATGGCTGACCGCGAGTTCGATGGCCATGACGTCCTCCACACGCTCGACAGCCACGACATCACCTACCTCATCCCCAAGCGCAAGTACGCCGACGATCTGGAAGGCGTCGCGAGGGTTGACGACCACCCGGTTGCGGACGTAGGTGTGGAACCCGACGTGGAGTTGGGCGTCGACGGCGAGGTGAGCCACGAGGTGAACTTCATGTACGTCCCCTCGACCGAGAAGGACGGCGATTATGCAGTGTTCCTGACGAACCGCGACGACGTGGTTCCCGAGGACGTTCGAGGGCTGTGTAACCGCTATAGTCGTCGGTGGGAGATCGAGAACGAGTACAAGCAGATCAAGAAGTTCCTCCCAACGATGGCCTCCACAGACTACCGCGTTCGGTGTTTCAACTTCCTGTTCGGGTGCCTGCTGTACAACGTGTGGCGGCTTGCAGACTATTTGTTGAAGTTGGATGTCGGGAAGCCGATTCGTGACGAGCCCGTGCTGACGACAGGTGAGGCCATTGAGTTGCTCGCCTGTTTCCTCGTTCCATACGGATAG
- a CDS encoding AzlD family protein yields the protein MVAFVAIVGMAVGTYFTRIGGYWLVSRVDLSPRFQAWLSYVPGAILVSLIVPELAKGGPAKWGAALAALVVAWRSGNILYAMLAGIGIVLLLRHLPMAA from the coding sequence ATGGTTGCATTCGTCGCTATCGTTGGAATGGCTGTCGGAACGTATTTTACCCGGATTGGGGGCTATTGGTTAGTAAGCCGGGTTGATTTGTCCCCTCGGTTCCAAGCGTGGTTGAGCTACGTTCCAGGTGCAATCTTGGTGTCGCTCATCGTGCCCGAACTCGCAAAAGGTGGTCCCGCCAAGTGGGGTGCCGCGCTCGCCGCGCTCGTCGTCGCGTGGCGCTCCGGGAACATCCTCTACGCGATGCTCGCGGGAATCGGAATTGTACTACTCCTCCGTCATCTGCCAATGGCCGCGTGA
- a CDS encoding AzlC family ABC transporter permease translates to MEEHNQSEETEFSREGLFAGVRQSTPIALGVFTYGIVFGVLARQSSLGLSEAVLMSASVFAASAQFVVLDLWESPLPVIAIVVTTVAVNLRHLLMGASIQPWLKRLTPKKTYGMLYFLNDESWGLTMRARSNGENDAAFLLGSGLIVFVAWVSATVLGVSVGGLIENPAKYGLDMAFIAVYIALLVGVWDGREDAVPVGIAALVALVASVIIAGNWHIIIGGLTGSIAGVVRDEYA, encoded by the coding sequence ATGGAAGAACACAATCAGTCAGAGGAGACGGAGTTTAGTCGGGAGGGCCTGTTTGCAGGAGTCCGACAAAGTACCCCTATCGCACTGGGTGTATTCACCTACGGCATTGTCTTCGGGGTTCTCGCACGGCAGTCGTCACTCGGACTCAGTGAAGCTGTGTTGATGAGTGCCTCGGTCTTCGCCGCGTCCGCACAGTTCGTCGTCCTCGATCTCTGGGAGTCACCACTTCCGGTCATCGCTATCGTAGTCACAACGGTCGCGGTGAATCTTCGCCACCTTCTGATGGGCGCGTCGATTCAACCGTGGCTCAAACGCCTCACTCCCAAGAAAACCTACGGGATGCTGTATTTCCTGAACGACGAATCGTGGGGGCTGACGATGCGTGCCCGGTCGAACGGCGAGAACGACGCCGCATTCCTCCTCGGAAGCGGCCTTATCGTGTTCGTCGCATGGGTCAGTGCAACCGTCCTCGGCGTCTCCGTTGGCGGGCTCATCGAGAACCCCGCTAAATACGGGCTGGACATGGCGTTTATCGCCGTCTATATCGCGCTCTTGGTCGGCGTGTGGGATGGGCGTGAGGATGCCGTTCCTGTTGGTATCGCAGCGTTGGTCGCGCTCGTCGCGTCTGTCATCATTGCGGGGAACTGGCACATCATCATCGGCGGCCTCACAGGAAGTATCGCCGGAGTCGTCAGGGATGAATATGCCTGA
- a CDS encoding class I SAM-dependent methyltransferase has product MTEYTGKQWTELYHKNANEEEPLMPSEPLPFVDEITAYLNEYDHETILEAAAGEGRNSQRFVTSIPDLHACDISKEALEVCTERTEGEVTTRETDLRNLPYDDGQFDATIMLDALTHLREVELVLRELIRVTTEGGHVIFNMPVEGDDAESTSELLADWGALKEYEYRKEGHEVTYMFIGEQDRFTTLLSSFGLQIAQVTTWEWRDPPHPQYRLEEHDHKNIVVYARV; this is encoded by the coding sequence ATGACAGAATACACCGGCAAGCAGTGGACTGAACTGTATCATAAGAACGCGAACGAAGAGGAACCCCTAATGCCGTCGGAACCGCTTCCGTTCGTGGACGAGATTACGGCGTATCTGAACGAATATGACCACGAAACCATCTTAGAGGCGGCCGCGGGTGAGGGTAGGAACAGCCAACGGTTCGTTACGTCCATCCCCGACCTCCACGCGTGCGACATTAGCAAAGAGGCATTGGAGGTCTGCACCGAGAGAACTGAGGGGGAGGTCACGACACGGGAGACCGATCTCCGGAATCTTCCCTACGACGATGGGCAGTTCGATGCAACGATTATGCTTGACGCGCTCACGCACTTGCGGGAAGTCGAGCTCGTCCTCCGCGAACTCATCCGGGTGACAACAGAAGGCGGCCATGTCATCTTCAATATGCCCGTCGAGGGCGACGACGCCGAGTCCACCAGTGAACTCCTTGCCGACTGGGGGGCGCTCAAAGAGTACGAGTATAGGAAGGAAGGGCACGAGGTGACGTATATGTTCATCGGGGAGCAGGATCGATTCACGACGCTACTGTCCTCTTTCGGACTTCAAATTGCGCAGGTCACGACGTGGGAATGGCGTGACCCACCTCACCCGCAGTATCGGCTTGAAGAACACGACCACAAGAACATCGTCGTCTACGCGCGGGTATAG